The Arachis hypogaea cultivar Tifrunner chromosome 19, arahy.Tifrunner.gnm2.J5K5, whole genome shotgun sequence genome has a window encoding:
- the LOC112779100 gene encoding AP2/ERF and B3 domain-containing transcription factor At1g50680-like produces MGKRLRYEENAGFQKFKGVVPQQNGHWGAQIYANHQRIWLGTFKTEREAAMAYDSATIKLRSGESHRNFPWNDQTVQEPYFQSYYSTETVLTMIRDGTYPSKFTSFLQNQTHKEEATGTIYSHNTRIKIRGGEQFSCTQLFQKELTPSDVGKLNRLVIPKKHAVTYLPFVDGNNNNNNNAMEAGEFGGGGGSGVDVEVMFYDKLMRSWKFRYCYWKSSQSYVFTRGWNRFVKDKKLKAKDVIAFYMCEPVNNEVHQHRLFGLIDVIYNNTENVETTKREVIGKSTTRLACSEVVVEDMEEEDEDREEEEEHKVVGSNNNNNNVDGMELNPPHKGVKLFGVSIN; encoded by the coding sequence atGGGGAAACGTTTGAGGTACGAAGAGAACGCAGGGTTTCAGAAGTTCAAAGGCGTTGTTCCTCAGCAAAACGGGCATTGGGGAGCACAAATATACGCAAACCACCAGAGAATATGGCTGGGAACATTCAAGACGGAAAGAGAAGCCGCCATGGCTTACGACAGCGCCACCATCAAGCTAAGAAGCGGCGAAAGCCACAGAAACTTCCCGTGGAACGATCAAACCGTTCAGGAGCCTTATTTCCAGAGCTATTACAGCACGGAAACTGTTCTTACCATGATCAGAGACGGTACATATCCCTCCAAATTTACATCATTTCTTCAAAATCAAACCCATAAAGAAGAAGCCACAGGAACAATTTATTCCCATAATACGCGCATCAAGATTCGAGGAGGAGAACAGTTTTCTTGCACGCAACTGTTTCAGAAAGAATTAACGCCCAGCGACGTTGGGAAACTGAACAGGCTTGTTATTCCAAAGAAACATGCAGTTACGTATTTGCCCTTTGTTGAtggaaataacaataataataataatgcaatggAAGCAGGGGAAttcggcggcggcggcggcagcGGCGTTGATGTGGAGGTTATGTTTTACGATAAGTTGATGAGATCGTGGAAATTCAGGTACTGCTATTGGAAGAGTAGCCAGAGTTATGTGTTCACGAGAGGGTGGAACCGTTTCGTGAAGGACAAGAAACTCAAGGCTAAAGACGTCATTGCATTTTACATGTGCGAGCCTGTGAATAATGAAGTTCATCAGCACCGTCTGTTTGGGTTGATCGATGTGATTTATAATAATACGGAAAATGTTGAGACCACAAAACGAGAGGTAATTGGGAAGAGTACTACTAGGTTAGCTTGCAGTGAAGTAGTTGTAGAAgatatggaagaagaagatgaagacagagaagaagaagaagaacataaaGTAGTAGggagcaataataataataataatgttgatgGAATGGAGTTGAATCCACCACACAAAGGTGTGAAGCTATTTGGCGTATCTATCAACTGA
- the LOC112776465 gene encoding non-structural maintenance of chromosomes element 4 homolog A, whose protein sequence is MGGKRVTNKRQRDAAADQLRTVKRERVAAAEGADEAESPQKQDPASRRFIRSEFFKLKTLISEKKDDLMNTDSDKFDSILNEFHKLHDQVQKPREQVADAEALLELTNSLVMSVRSMVNDNITPAEFVGCLIKEYGQPSIQDPECNSIDWKKLGLAVSPMFMKVQGCCTMLGPMERELKQRKIGVQRQRTKPTSERARPQEVVQPQEKERSDTDQNMKVMFDILAKMRRVQLECLILNRTSFAQTVENLFSLSFLVKDGRAQITVDENRIHYVLPRNAPSGDSLRAKEATFTHFMFRLDFQDWKLMKDMVPEGKELMPHRTQFCTVVGSQPQMGSDDGSPHPLTVTPIRKFSRNRGLVVQEEGVVEESPECDDEKSSRAAAIRTCKRKLT, encoded by the exons ATGGGTGGAAAACGAGTCACCAATAAGCGGCAACGCGACGCCGCCGCCGACCAGCTTCGCACTGTCAAGAGAGAACGCGTCGCCGCTGCTGAGGGCGCCGACGAGGCCGAGTCCCCTCAGAAACAAGATCCGGCAAGTCGCCGGTTCATACGCTccgagtttttcaaactcaaaacTCTCATTagtg AGAAAAAGGACGATTTGATGAACACCGATTCCGACAAGTTCGATTCCATCTTGAATGAGTTCCACAAGCTCCACGATCAAG TCCAGAAGCCGAGAGAGCAGGTTGCAGATGCAGAGGCGCTGCTGGAGTTGACTAACAGTTTGGTGATGTCAGTGAGGTCTATGGTGAATGACAATATTACCCCTGCTGAATTTGTTGGCTGTTTGATCAAGGAATATGGCCAACCATCCATCCAAGACCCGGAGTGCAACTCGATCGACTGGAAAAAACTTGGTCTTGCTGTGTCCCCCATGTTTATGAAGGTTCAGGGTTGTTGCACCAT GCTTGGTCCCATGGAGAGGGAGTTGAAGCAACGCAAGATCGGAGTTCAGAGACAAAGAACAAAGCCAACATCTGAAAGGGCTAGGCCTCAAGAG GTTGTCCAGCCCCAAGAAAAGGAAAGATCTGATACTGATCAAAACATGAAAGTAATGTTTGACATCTTGGCGAAAATGAGACGCGTTCAACTTGAATGTCTAATTCTGAACAGAACATCATTTGCTCAGACTGTTGAAAACTTGTTTAGCCTATCATTTTTAGTCAAAGATGGTCGGGCTCAGATCACTGTGGATGAAAACCGCATACACTACGTTT TGCCTAGGAATGCTCCATCAGGTGATTCTCTGAGAGCTAAAGAAGCCACTTTCACTCATTTCATGTTCAGACTTGATTTCCAAGATTGGAAG TTAATGAAGGATATGGTGCCTGAGGGCAAGGAGTTAATGCCTCATAGGACTCAGTTTTGCACTGTTGTTGGTTCTCAACCACAGATGGGTTCTGATGATGGTTCCCCACATCCTCTAACTGTCACACCTATCAGGAAATTTTCTCGGAACCGAGGGCTGGTTGTGCAGGAGGAAGGTGTGGTAGAGGAATCTCCTGAATGTGATGATGAAAAATCTTCCAGAGCAGCTGCCATCAGAACGTGTAAGCGTAAGCTTACATAA
- the LOC112778732 gene encoding cytochrome P450 76A1: MHYEVVGLVVAMLVWMGCALIRERRHRRLEELRQLPPGPRWWPVVGNIFQLGWSLSPHESFAKLARHHGPIMTLWLGSMCTVVVSSSEAACHMFKNNDVILAGRKIYEAMRGPYGCEGSLITSQYGPHWRMLRRLSTTEFFATSRLDAMRAVRAKCINRMVQIIEGAAGDESSGGVEVGRLFFMMSFNLIGNLIFSKDLLEGEMERGARFYEHAVKVMEYAGKPNVADFMGVLKWVDPQGIRRRTQYHVEKAFEIAGWFIKERMESGCGRGMSKDFLDVLLEFHGDAATGPYTFSPRIINVVVFEMFTAGTDTTTSTLEWAMAELLHNPRALEKVQTELRTKIGPHRNMEENDIDHLPYLKAVIKETLRLHPPLPFLVPHMAMDSCKLQGYHIPKHSQVLVNVWAIGRDPKAWDAPLLFWPERFMHMDHVDFKGHHFEFIPFGSGRRMCPAMPLASRVLPLALGSLLHKFDWVLPRGMNPHEMDMREGFGITLRKALPLKAIPLPHYSSTKQGTST; encoded by the exons ATGCATTACGAGGTTGTAGGATTGGTGGTAGCTATGTTAGTGTGGATGGGTTGTGCACTAATCAGAGAACGCAGGCACCGGAGATTGGAGGAGCTAAGGCAGCTTCCACCGGGACCAAGATGGTGGCCGGTGGTCGGCAACATCTTCCAACTAGGTTGGTCTTTGTCACCACACGAGTCTTTCGCAAAGCTGGCTCGACACCACGGTCCAATCATGACTCTCTGGTTAGGGTCCATGTGCACCGTGGTAGTCTCCTCCAGCGAGGCTGCATGTCATATGTTTAAAAACAATGATGTCATTCTCGCTGGTAGGAAAATCTACGAAGCTATGAGGGGTCCTTACGGATGTGAAGGCTCCCTCATAACCTCGCAGTACGGCCCGCACTGGCGCATGCTGAGGCGACTTAGCACAACAGAATTTTTCGCGACGAGTCGCTTAGATGCCATGCGGGCCGTGCGTGCAAAATGCATAAACCGCATGGTGCAGATCATAGAAGGTGCGGCTGGAGATGAATCCTCCGGCGGCGTTGAGGTGGGGAGATTGTTCTTCATGATGTCGTTCAACCTGATTGGGAACCTGATATTCTCGAAGGATTTGTTGGAGGGTGAGATGGAGAGAGGGGCGAGATTCTACGAGCATGCGGTGAAGGTGATGGAGTATGCAGGGAAGCCGAATGTGGCGGATTTCATGGGGGTGCTGAAGTGGGTTGATCCGCAGGGAATACGGCGGAGGACGCAGTATCACGTGGAAAAAGCATTCGAGATTGCTGGATGGTTCATTAAAGAGAGGATGGAGAGTGGGTGCGGAAGGGGAATGAGTAAAGATTTCTTGGATGTGCTTTTGGAGTTTCATGGAGATGCTGCCACTGGCCCTTACACTTTCTCTCCAAGAATCATCAACGTCGTCGTCTTT GAAATGTTTACGGCGGGGACAGACACAACAACGAGCACACTGGAGTGGGCAATGGCGGAGCTGTTGCACAACCCAAGAGCCCTGGAGAAGGTGCAGACGGAGCTGAGGACGAAGATTGGGCCCCACaggaacatggaagagaacgACATCGACCACCTTCCTTATCTGAAAGCAGTCATCAAAGAAACCCTGAGACTGCACCCACCTCTACCGTTCTTGGTCCCTCACATGGCGATGGACTCTTGCAAGCTGCAGGGCTACCACATCCCCAAGCACTCGCAAGTTCTGGTCAACGTTTGGGCCATTGGAAGGGACCCGAAGGCCTGGGACGCTCCATTGCTCTTCTGGCCTGAGAGGTTTATGCACATGGATCATGTGGATTTCAAGGGTCACCACTTTGAGTTCATACCCTTTGGCTCTGGTAGAAGAATGTGCCCTGCCATGCCACTTGCTTCTAGGGTGCTCCCACTCGCACTTGGATCTTTGTTGCATAAGTTTGACTGGGTTCTACCACGTGGCATGAATCCCCACGAGATGGACATGAGAGAGGGCTTCGGAATTACTCTCAGAAAAGCTCTTCCTTTGAAGGCCATACCACTCCCTCACTACTCTTCTACAAAACAGGGGACCTCAACATAA